Proteins encoded within one genomic window of Humulus lupulus chromosome 1, drHumLupu1.1, whole genome shotgun sequence:
- the LOC133831920 gene encoding uncharacterized protein LOC133831920, whose amino-acid sequence MVCVVLRANPPFDVFEGLIKRLWGKLGIERVARMNAGYTIVKFHDVSTRDMVLESGVVHFDRKPVLLRPWSTDLDTLRFVKSVPVWIRLPDLGLQYWSTKCLSALVSTIGKHMMIDKAIEFEWMPSRCSHCKSFGHLGSSCKRDQGSIWRKKETKPGLGNVEAESNQATTSTVSEIFPKDPHDLVIGTEMDHTKKSGRTNKYNVLQESQMEVTKKGQQEINGFNGRVQRAFLETKLRGNKIEEMMRSVFVGWDCFNSPVVEGRILMVWKTSQVSLSILQEVEQYVHCCVKIKGITQKFCLSLVYGRNSVEERKSLWTQLSSLEFPVHPWLEVGDFNAVFDYDDQIGGHPVTEMELEDGHHWRVCTMVDEFRSIGSHYTRSNKQVEGARIFSKLDRVFKNEACIDTFPDSEARFNWDVISDHCYYIIKTIPVQIFFGIKMKAKKAVNTCRWRESKGAALGPMLGEYSDGEIL is encoded by the exons ATGGTATGTGTTGTTCTTAGAGCTAATCCTCCATTTGATGTTTTTGAAGGGCTTATTAAACGTTTATGGGGAAAACTTGGTATTGAGAGGGTTGCTAGAATGAATGCGGGTTATACTATTGTCAAGTTTCATGATGTATCTACTCGTGATATGGTGTTGGAATCTGGGGTTGTCCATTTTGATAGGAAACCTGTCCTTTTGAGACCTTGGTCGACTGACTTAGATACTCTGAGGTTTGTGAAATCAGTTCCTGTTTGGATCAGATTACCTGATCTTGGACTCCAATATTGGAGTACAAAATGTTTGAGTGCTCTTGTTAGTACCATAGGAAAACATATGATGATTGATAAG GCGATAGAGTTTGAATGGATGCCTTCCCGATGTTCGCACTGTAAAAGTTTTGGACATCTTGGTTCCAGCTGTAAACGTGACCAAGGGTCTATTTGGAGGAAAAAGGAGACAAAGCCCGGGTTGGGGAATGTGGAGGCTGAGAGTAATCAAGCAACTACATCTACCGTGTCTGAAATTTTTCCAAAGGATCCTCATGATCTAGTGATTG GAACTGAAATGGACCACACAAAAAAAAGTGGGAGGACTAACAAGTACAATGTCTTGCAGGAGAGTCAAATGGAGGTCACAAAGAAGGGTCAACAAGAGATCAATGGTTTTAATGGAAGGGTGCAAC GTGCTTTTCTAGAAACCAAATTGAGGGGAAATAAGATTGAGGAAATGATGAGGTCTGTTTTTGTGGGTTGGGACTGTTTCAATAGTCCGGTTGTTGAGGGTAGGATATTAATGGTTTGGAAAACTAGTCAAGTCTCTCTTAGTATTCTCCAGGAAGTTGAACAATATGTTCATTGTTGTGTGAAGATTAAGGGCATTACTCAGAAGTTTTGTTTGTCTCTCGTTTATGGCAGGAATTCGGTGGAAGAAAGGAAAAGTCTCTGGACTCAGCTATCTTCGCTTGAGTTCCCAGTGCATCCTTGGTTAGAAGTTGGGGATTTTAATGCAGTTTTTGACTATGATGATCAAATTGGAGGTCATCCTGTTACTGAGATGGAATTGGAAGATGGTCATCATTGGAGGGTCTGTACTATGGTGGATGAGTTTCGATCGATTGGTTCCCATTATACCAGGTCTAATAAGCAAGTGGAAGGAGCCAGAATTTTCTCTAAATTGGATAGGGTTTTCAAAAATGAAGCATGCATTGATACTTTTCCTGACTCTGAGGCTCGATTTAACTGGGATGTCATCTCTGACCATTGCTACTACATTATAAAAACTATTCCAGTTCAGAttttttttggg